A genomic window from Vanessa tameamea isolate UH-Manoa-2023 chromosome 7, ilVanTame1 primary haplotype, whole genome shotgun sequence includes:
- the LOC113401346 gene encoding bifunctional purine biosynthesis protein ATIC yields the protein MAVNGKLALLSVSDKTGLIPLAKCLSEIGLGLVGSGGTASALRNAGFKVQDVSDITGAPEMLGGRVKSLHPAVHAGILSRLTDSDQADMKRQKFDMISVVVCNLYPFVETVSKADVTIADAVENIDIGGVTLLRAAAKNHDRVTVICDPTDYDKVIKELKESNDHQTSLDTRQKLALKAFTHTSQYDVHISDYFRKQYSAGQSQLTLRYGMNPHQKPAQVFTTHDRLPLTTLNGSPGFINLCDALNAWQLVLELKEALGLPAATSFKHVSPAGAAVGLPLTKEEAAVCMVADLLPQLSPLACAYARARGADRMSSFGDFIAISDECDEITARIISREVSDGIVAPGYTPAALAVLKKKKGGNYCVLQMDPNYRPDLMEQKTIFGLTLEQRRNDAKITSELFKNIVTTNKDLPPGAVRDLIISTIALKYTQSNSVCYARDGQVIGIGAGQQSRIHCTRLAGGKAALWWTRAHPRVLAAAARARAGLSRAVLSNAIDNYVNGTIGTDLPLDQWKSLFEGEPPALLTAEERDEWVKKLDKVALASDAFFPFRDNIDRAVQCGVEYIGSPSGSNNDKEVIDACNEHKIVLAHTSLRLFHH from the exons ATGGCAGTCAATGGAAAATTag ctcTCCTCAGTGTATCAGATAAAACAGGTCTGATACCTTTGGCGAAATGTCTCTCCGAAATCGGCCTTGGATTAGTTGGTAGCGGAGGTACAGCTTCAGCTCTTCGCAATGCTGGTTTTAAAGTTCAGGATGTGTCCGATATCACTGGAGCTCCAGAAATGCTCGGAGGACGTGTCAAGTCTCTTCATCCAGCTGTTCATGCTGGGATATTATCAAG GCTTACAGACTCCGATCAGGCTGATATGAAGCGTCAAAAGTTTGACATGATAAGCGTAGTTGTCTGCAACCTCTACCCATTTGTTGAGACCGTATCAAAGGCTGACGTCACTATCGCTGATGCGGTAGAGAACATCGACATTGGAGGTGTAACATTACTTAGAGCAGCTGCCAAGAACCACGACAGAGTAACTGTCATTTGTGACCCCACAGATTATGACAAAGTCATTAAGGAATTAAAAGAGAGCAATGATCATCAAACTTCATTGGATACAAG GCAAAAATTGGCTTTAAAGGCTTTCACACACACTTCCCAGTATGATGTTCATATTTCTGACTACTTCCGAAAGCAATATTCAGCAGGTCAATCACAGCTGACTCTGAGATatg gtaTGAACCCACATCAAAAGCCAGCTCAAGTTTTCACAACCCATGATCGCTTGCCGCTAACCACTTTGAACGGATCTCCTGGTTTCATAAATCTTTGCGACGCTTTAAACGCATGGCAACTGGTCCTTGAATTAAAAGAGGCCTTAGGTCTTCCAGCAGCCACCAGCTTCAAACACGTTTCACCCGCTGGAGCGGCTGTCGGTCTTCCTTTGACGAAAGAAGAG GCGGCAGTGTGCATGGTGGCAGATCTCCTGCCACAGCTCAGTCCGCTGGCGTGCGCCTACGCACGCGCACGAGGCGCAGACCGCATGAGCTCCTTCGGGGACTTCATCGCCATCTCCGACGAGTGCGATGAGATCACCGCTAGGATCATTTCTCGGGAGGTGTCGGACGGCATCGTAGCGCCCGGGTACACTCCCGCCGCGCTTGCAGTGCTCAAAAAGAAAAAGGGTGGCAACTACTGTGTGCTCCAG atggaTCCCAATTATAGACCGGACTTGATGGAGCAGAAGACGATTTTCGGTCTCACTCTCGAACAGAGACGTAACGACGCAAAGATTACATCGGAACTTTTCAAAAACATCGTCACCACCAACAAAGATCTGCCCCCGGGTGCCGTGAGGGATCTCATCATCTCAACGATcgcattaaaatatacacagaGTAATTCCGTATGCTACGCGAGGGATGGACAG GTGATCGGCATCGGCGCGGGGCAGCAGTCGCGCATCCACTGCACGCGGCTGGCGGGCGGCAAGGCGGCGCTGTGGTGGACGCGCGCGCACCCGCGCGTGctcgccgccgccgcgcgcgcccgcGCCGGCCTCTCGCGGGCCGTGCTGTCCAACGCCATCGACAACTACGTCAACGGCACCATCG GAACGGATCTGCCCCTAGATCAATGGAAAAGCTTGTTTGAAGGGGAACCGCCCGCACTTCTCACGGCCGAAGAGAGAGACGAGTGGGTCAAGAAGTTGGACAAAGTAGCACTCGCTTCAGATGCATTTTTCCCCTTCAGAGATAATATTGACAGAGCTGTTCAG TGTGGTGTGGAATACATCGGAAGTCCGTCGGGATCTAACAATGACAAGGAAGTGATTGATGCTTGCAATGAACACAAAATTGTACTTGCTCATACAAGCCTTAGACTTTTCCatcattaa